In one Trichosurus vulpecula isolate mTriVul1 chromosome 8, mTriVul1.pri, whole genome shotgun sequence genomic region, the following are encoded:
- the LOC118828745 gene encoding 40S ribosomal protein S2-like: MADNASAAGGAGGPGGPGVRGRGGFRGDFGSGGRGAQGGKAEDKEWVPVTKLGRLVKDMKIKSLEEIYLFSLPIKESEIIDFFLGSSLKDEVLKIMPVQKQTRAGQRTRFKAFVAIGDYNGHVGLGVKCSKEVATAIRGTIILAKLSIVPVRRGYWGNKIGKPHTVPCKVTGRCGSVLVRLIPAPRGTGIVSAPVPKKLLMMAGIDDCYTSARGCTATLGNFAKATFDAISKTYSYLTPDLWKETVFTKSPYQEFTDHLVKTHTRVSVQKTQAAAVATT, translated from the coding sequence ATGGCGGACAACGCCAGTGCTGCAGGAGGTGCGGGAGGCCCTGGGGGCCCCGGAGTCAGAGGTCGAGGTGGCTTCCGCGGTGACTTCGGCAGTGGGGGCCGAGGAGCCCAGGGAGGAAAGGCTGAAGACAAGGAGTGGGTTCCTGTCACCAAGCTGGGCCGCCTAGTCAAGGACATGAAGATCAAGTCTTTGGAAGAGATCTATCTTTTCTCGCTCCCGATCAAGGAGtctgagatcatagatttcttcCTGGGATCTTCTTTGAAGGATGAGGTTCTGAAGATCATGCCTGTCCAGAAACAAACTAGAGCTGGACAACGTACTAGGTTCAAGGCTTTTGTGGCCATTGGTGACTACAATGGCCATGTTGGTCTGGGTGTCAAGTGCTCCAAGGAAGTGGCCACAGCTATTCGTGGTACTATCATTCTGGCCAAGCTGTCCATTGTTCCTGTGAGACGTGGCTACTGGGGGAACAAGATTGGCAAGCCTCACACAGTGCCCTGCAAGGTCACTGGGCGATGTGGATCGGTTCTGGTGCGCCTGATCCCCGCTCCTAGAGGTACTGGCATTGTCTCAGCTCCTGTGCCTAAGAAACTCCTGATGATGGCTGGAATTGATGACTGCTATACTTCTGCAAGAGGCTGTACTGCCACTCtgggcaactttgctaaagctacctttgatgccatctccaaaacatacagctatctAACCCCAGACCTGTGGAAGGAGACTGTGTTCACTAAGTCTCCCTATCAGGAATTCACCGACCATCTTGTGAAGACTCACACTCGAGTGTCTGTCCAGAAGACCCAGGCAGCTGCTGTGGCAACCACATAG